A genome region from Paramisgurnus dabryanus chromosome 12, PD_genome_1.1, whole genome shotgun sequence includes the following:
- the nus1 gene encoding dehydrodolichyl diphosphate synthase complex subunit nus1, with amino-acid sequence MAVLYEMAWRFLYALLHLQRALVTWFRVHIWRWKRAVVGLLLPLALGFHHQKKTGPVGKRHTRRVRCGADARTLEKVPIHVGLIITEDEIHYTDVANLVVWCMAVGISYVSVYDNQGVFKRNNSRLMEEILKQQQDLLGMDSSRYSMEFQKNGTDKHEHQVLFCQSAVKVLSPDDGQLSIVQAAQQLCKAVEQKEKTSKDIDVAVLDSLLRESHTRPDPDLVLKFGPVESTLGFLPWHIRLTEIISLPSHIDVSYDDLLAALQRFSTCEQRLGK; translated from the exons ATGGCTGTACTGTATGAAATGGCGTGGCGGTTTTTGTACGCGCTGTTGCACCTCCAACGCGCGCTGGTCACCTGGTTCCGCGTTCACATCTGGAGGTGGAAACGGGCTGTGGTGGGTTTATTACTACCCCTCGCCCTCGGGTTTCATCATCAGAAGAAGACCGGACCCGTGGGCAAACGGCATACCCGCCGGGTTCGCTGCGGAGCGGACGCTCGGACTTTAGAGAAGGTTCCGATTCATGTGGGTCTGATAATCACTGAAGATGAGATCCACTACACTGACGTTGCGAACCTGGTGGTCTGGTGCATGGCAGTGGGAATATCATATGTCAGTGTGTATGATAACCAAG GTGTGTTCAAGAGGAATAACTCCAGACTCATGGAAGAGATCCTGAAACAGCAGCAGGATCTTCTGGGAATGGACAGCTCCAGATATTCCATGGAGTTTCAGAAGAATGGAACGGATAAACATGAGCATCAGG TGTTATTTTGTCAGTCAGCGGTAAAGGTCTTATCACCAGATGATGGGCAGCTCAGTATCGTCCAGGCAGCCCAGCAGCTCTGTAAAGCCGTCGAGCAGAAGGAGAAGACATCCAAAGACATTGACGTCGCTGTGCTTGACTCATTACTCAGAG AGTCACACACCAGACCTGACCCAGACCTGGTGCTGAAGTTTGGCCCTGTTGAAAGTACACTTGGCTTTCTGCCTTGGCACATCAGACTAACAGAGATTAT CTCCTTACCGTCCCACATAGACGTCTCTTACGACGACCTGCTTGCTGCTCTCCAACGCTTTTCGACGTGTGAGCAGCGCTTGGGCAAGTGA